The segment AGGCTGACACACACTGACTCCTCAGGTGTATTTGTCACATTGAATTCcatcatggaaaaaaaattttccaaattttatttatgGAGGCACTATGTAACGTATGTATCAGTTAATTTTTGTGCTTCTTAGTAAACAACCCCCACAACTCAGAAGCTTGAAACAGCTAACGTGGACTGCTTACTCCCGTGACATGTGGCTGCTGGGTAGCTGGGGCCCAATTCTGCTCTCTGCGATTTCCCACTCACTCAACCAGGCACCTGGGCTGAGGGACTTGTGGTCTGGGATGGACCTCCCTGCGGCTGAGCAGGGAGAGCCAGAGACTCCACCCAGGCATTTCAGCACCCTGCTCGGATGAAGCAGGTGTCAATTGTGCTGTCTCCTGGCCGAGCCGCCTGTGGTCGGGCTGAGGGGTGTCCCTCCTGTAGGGTACGCTGCAGGTCACACATCAAGGACAGGCATGTGTAATCACACAGGGGAACAGTGAGAAGTTGTGAACAGTGAGACAGTTTGTCACACCACCGCATAACAAAACTGGcagtttaagatttttttattgtggtagaaATAGAATATGAGATTTACACTTCTAACAGTTTTTAAGTATGCAATAGAGTATTATTATTTATAAGCACACTATTTAGTACTTACTCATCCTGTATAACAATTCTATGCAtgttgataaatggataaagaaaacgtcTACACATTCAAGGAATATAATTTAGCCTTAAAAAAGTGGGAAATTCTGCagtatgcaacaacatggatgtacTTGGAGGGCATGATGCTAATGAAATAAGTGAGACATAGGACAGGAACTGCATAATTTCACTcatgtgtgaaatctaaaatcgTCAGACTCATAGGTGAATAGAATGGTGAGTATCAGAGTCTGGGAGAAGAAGTACAGAGGAATTGGTAATCAGAAAGTTCTTAAAAAACAGTATAGTTAAGAGTGTTGATTCATTTTCCaagttatagtttttaaaaaattaatttgttttaattggaggacaattgctttataatattgtggtagttttcaggtcatagttttttaaaacaatatttacatttcatcatcaaaacaaaatttaatgcATTCATTAGGATAATACAGATATCTGAAGGTGAaagccgccccccccccccccccccccgccaacaCAACATACACCTCTTTCTGAAGCCTCTAAACATGAAGTAAGAAAGTAAAACCTTAGTAACTTCCAGTTCCCCAGTTGCCAGGTTCCAGGATCCCTGTGTTTCTTGCCTGCATCAGATTGGAGATGCTCTAACACGTAGGTATATTCTTAGCTTAGCTCAAGCCAAGACCAAAGTCTTTGCTTGCTTAGGTGAACTTCTCCAACTCCCTATTAGGAGTTCCCACTGGCCAAAGAGAGGACCCATCTGAGCATCAGTAAAGATGCAGCAAAGCATGAAGCATTCAAATAGGATTAAATCCATGACTTTCTAGACTTCATAACGAGGCAAAAAAGATTTTTGGTACAAAGTCAGAATAAAGACACACAGTTGAGATGACAGTTGTGGTGTGCATGCTGTAATCTGAGATTATTTAGATGCTATATCACCATAAGCTAGTAAACCCATAGCTCACAGACCTCCAGCTCCCtgacaatatttatttatgttgaaCCAACGGTCTCCCAAACACACCATGTGCTCCACCAATACCAGAATTGTCTCTATGACTAATACAGTATTTTTAGGCTTGGCATAATAGTAAGTATCTTAAAAATGatactttaccacaattttaGGTTTCAGTTTCcagctttcatttaatttttacttaacgttgaaatacatgtgtgtgtgtggtgtctgtgtatgtttgtgtatctGAACTCTCTGCCTGTGTGCAAAAATGAGTTGCCAGAAGgtaatttggaaaacattttttttccagtctgtcTAGAGTCTTCCTCATCTAGGCCTGCCTTGCCTGGTAATAgaccctgaggtcacaggctgatgtttgtttttcagaaCAGGCCCCTTCTCTGCTTTGAACACTCACCCCAGTATCCCCACTGATTGTCTTCCCTCTCCCAGGCCCAATAGGGGTTCTTGTTGCACAATTTCCTTCACATTCTCCCCACAGCTACTCTCCTGGACCTCTACAAACCGGCTTTTGGGGTGGGGCAATCCTACATGCAGAACTGTGATAAAGGCTGTGGGGAGACAGGTGGGCAAGGGCAGCAAGAAAGCAGGAAAAgccacaaagaaacaaaatactgtCAGATCCCTTTAGGGGTTCTGGCGCATCCTTCCTGACTTTTGCTCTTGACCAATTCTGGAAACATTCCTGCGCATCTGGTGTGAGCGTACCCCTCCACTCCTCATGGAGGGACTCTCTAGAGCCCACTCCTTTCTCATAATCACCACTTCCACCCCTCCCCTTTCCGTTTTTAAacaaaggcttttattttttcatctcattaaagattatgtgtattttataaacaaacattttaataaatttttgtaCAGAGGGATGAGGCCTAAGAAGCATATGTACAATGGGGCAAGGTATTGAATAGATTTCAAATGTAGCTTGTGTGGTTGTCATAGTTAAACTGTAAAGAAGCAGAAATGTGTCATGCACTTAGCAGAAGAGGATCATGGGCCTAGCCAAAGCTCCCAGAGAGTTCTTACAGTTCCCTTGCTCGCCACAACCTAGGAAAGCCTCCAAAGTTAAATATGGTAGGAGGACCAGTGCTGCTGCCTGGCTGGGCAAGCGAACCCCTTACCTGCGTCCTTATAAAGGCTTAAACATGCTTACACTTTCACCTCCTCCCCCTTGGTCCGAACTCTACTCCCCCTCTTTCCATTCACTTTCGCCTGACTCCTCTTCCCAATCTCCAGAGGATTAGGTTGATAGAATCAAGAGAGTAAGCGAAGTGGTGGATGggggggaggtggagggaagAGCACAAAAGCAATATGGCATTTTCTAGGAACTGAGATGAGCTCGTTGGAGATTCCAAGTCTCTGCCCACAGTTGTTTTGGAATATTCCCTGAGCACGGTGACTCTACAAGAGTAACATAAGTCTTCATTGATTCACATAATCCTGAAGTTCCTGGGCACTTACTCTAGAAACTTTAGACTCCTCTGTTCTTCAACAAGCCCTGGCggcttatcatatatggattGCTATCCCCTTTTGAAAATAACAGGTGAACTTCTACTCTTCTATAAAGCAGCTGAGACTTCCTGTTCCCCAGTGGAATGTGTGTATGTTGAACTCACTCGATCTCCTGTCTCCCCATAGAAAACTGGGCATTGTTTGCAGAGGTGTTTGGCAATATGCTTTCGGAAGAATGTGGAGAGATACCTCCTGAACTTCTCCCCAACAAAGGCGTAGATGATGGGGTTGATGCAGCAGTGGGTCAGCCCCAGGGTCTCTGTCACCTGCATGGCTTGGTCCAGCTGACTGCTGCTCTTACAGTTACTCAGGCCAAAGAATTCCTGGAAGGTGCTCAGGAGAAGGACGATGTTGTAGGGAGCCCAGAAGAGAAAGTAGACAATCATGATCACGAAGATGAGCCTCACAGCCTTGTGCTTCTTCTTCTCGTTGCGACACCGGAGCAGGGTTTTTATGATTCCTGAGTAGCAGATGATCATGACAAGCAGTGGCAGCACCAGCCCCAAGACGCTCCTCATAATTGTATGGAAATTCTTCCATCCTAGTGGAAAATAAGGGGCACAGGCGTAACCTGAATGTTCTTCGAGGGATTTGATAAAGATGATTCCTGGGAGAGAGGCGAACACAGCCACCACCCAGGTGACCCCACTGGTCACCACCCCAAAGGTGACTGTCCTGGCTTTTAAAGCAAACACAGCATGGACAATAGCCAGGTACCTATCGATTGTCAAAAGGATGATGAAGAAGATTCCACCAAAATAACCGATGTGATACAGCCCTGTGAAAAATTTGCACATCACATTCCCAAAAACCCACTGGTCTGCAGCATAGTGAGCCCAGAACGGCATGGTGAGGAGGAACAGCAGGTCAGAGATGGCCAAGTTAAGCAGGTAGATGTCAGTCATGCTCTTCAGCTTTTTGCAGTTGATTAGGATGAGGACAACCAGCAAGTTGCCCACAAAACCAAAGATGAAGACCAGCGAGTAGAGTGGCGGCAGGAGCTGTGCTTCGATTTGTCCCACGCTGGTCTTTCGGCAGGGTTCACCGTAATCATAGTCATAACTGGTGGTGGGTTCTTCATCATTCCCCTTGACATTTGTTgtaaacagagaatgagatgtggGAAGCACATTGTGGCTGAATGTATCATTGCCATCCATCGTCCTCGGTCCTGTAAACAGAAGACAAGATGATGACATACAGCACAATGGCTACAATCCCCAGTCTTACGAAGGTCCCTGCTCCACTTAAGCAACATCCCAGGCTTTGTCTTTCCTTGGCAGCCATCTCCTTGAAAGCGTGTGTGCTAGTTCACCACTTCCCCTTATTCCTGATCACAGACACCAGTCATCTTTCCACAGCCATTTCCCAACACCTTGGCCTTCCTGCAGAACCTGACTCTCATTATAAGGCTGACCGTGCTGGACACTTGCTTTCTGTACTAGGCCTGTGACTCATTACTGGATGATAGTATATAAGGGGACTCCACTAGGGAGCTTCTGGAGATGCTCATAATGAGCCATTTTGAGTTGCATTTTCTGTTACTTGCCACCCAAAGTGTTCTGAACACTCTTTCAACTTTCTGCCCCCATCATTTTGCCAAAACTTCTCTTGCCAAGATTGCAATGACAGCCCAGTTGTAAACACCCTGGCTTTTAGTTTCATCTTCATCAAACGTTTGATCCTTCCGATGACCGCTTTCATTTAAAACTTTTGgtttggaaattccctggcagtctagcgcttaggacttcatgctttcactgctgagggccgaGTTAAATCCCttgtttgggaactaagatcccacaagatgcatagcacagccaaaaagaaaaaaaaatttttaagttaaaaaataaaaaaacctgtTTGGCTTCCAGTAGGCTAGTTCCTGGCCTAccacttctttttcatattctttgttgGGGTTTCCTCCCCATGCCTACGCTGTAAGGGTCCCTAGGCACCATCCTTGGCTCCCATTTCTTTACCATTTACCTCTTAACCCTTGTTCCAAAGTTCTTCCTGAGTTGTTTTCAGGTTCTAAGTTTCCTGTAGgctaatgcttcctaaagctctGCCTTCCAGCCCCACCTCAGAATTGAATTTTCCATTGCCTATTGTATATATCCCCATAGACttatttatttaaccaatatttattgagcacttactaggAGCCATACTCTATTTTAGACAGACAGCAAAGTGGGTATCATATAGGTACCTCGAATTCAACCCACCCCAAACTGAACACCCCTGGAAAGTTGATTCAGCTTGTGGATTCTTTATCTTGACCAATGTCATGTACTCCATTATTTAAGAAGTAAGATTTGACATTGTCTTGGGTCCACTCTTTTTCAGAAGATTAGGAGCCAGGCCTTTGGAGCTAAACAGACCTAGACTTGAATCCTGCCTCCAGTGTCCAAGTTGTGTAATTTGAGATTAATTACTTCTTCAGCTGtcagtttctttttgtttaatataATAACCATGCTGAGTTACTGTGGAAACAGACAGTGCAGCATCTAGTACAAAGAAATGCTCTGTAttcttgttgttattattattatgttatatGGATTCTACCTCATAATCACCTCTCAGAGTCATCCCCTCTGCACCTCTTTCAACTGCCACTCTCTTGCCTCCTATGCATCCTGGCTTTGCTAAGCTCTTTTATTTGTTCTTGCCTTTTTCCTTACCATGTTCTGTTTCAATCTGTCTTCTCTGAAACTGAAATTGGATCATGCTCTTCTCAGTTTAAAATTCAAGTAGCCCCATGATTTGTATATGGTAGGGCTTCAAAGGCAATGCCCAGGCTACTCATCATGGCTTTTCTAAGCTCCTTTCTTCTCAGCTTCATCTCTAATCACATCTCAAATCCCAGATCCTGTGGTCCAGCCATACccatctttttcccacttttcccAGGCTCATCATTTCCTTCAGGCTTCAGTGATTTTGCACATGCTTGCCCCCTTGCCTAAAATGTCTGGTGAGTTCCTGTTCATCCTgcgatctgtgtgtgtgtgtgtgcgcgcgcgcgtgcgcccgtgcactcagtcatgtctgactcttttgcgaccccagggactgtagcccaccaggcttctttgtccatggaattttccaggcaagaatactgcagtgagttgccatttcctactccagggaatcttctcaaccgaggaattgaacttgcatctcctgcattggcaggcagattctttaccactgtgccacctggaaagccctctccCCTTGTCTGTGAACTCCAACCATCCTCCTCTGTCATATCATTCTTATCATCTCAAAACATTGTGCATGCCTTTATAATAAACACATTATCATGTACCCATTGTGTGCTCCTTGAGAGAGAGGACTAGGTTATGTTTCTGTCTTCAGCACTTATGATAGCACCTGGCTAAAGGAGGTACCAGTAATATGTTCattgaaaaaatacataaaactcaTAGTAAGTGTGACAACTAACAACATTAGAATTGTTCTcaagaatgtttatttttttcctggcagTGACTGGATTTGTTTTTAATCTGTGTACATgccttatttttcactttctcttgtGATTGATACATTTCACAGATTTTGAATTTCACAGCACTGAACTAGATTCTTTAAATGAGCAGAAACTAAATAATACTTCTGATCAAACTTGAGGAAAAAATGTATCCACCTAAAGAATTAACACTATAGTTGATTAATTGACTGTTCATTAGGCTCCATGTGCTATGCTAAATACTCCTCATATGTTAATTAATGTAATCCTTAACAACAGTTTTGTgagataaatatacattttaaaagtgaagaaataGAAGCATGgatgaattaaataatttttttcccagaCTCACAATGCAAGTAATGgctgagctggaatttgaactgtTGGGCTATTCCATTTCAAAGGCCTTCAAGGGTTTTCATCTTCAGACTCTGAGAACAGAGATGAATATAGAAGAATGTAGAAGTAACCGATTTTTTGGTTGTTCTTCATGCCTTGAACAGAATGTCTTTGGCATTTAGCCTTAAAATCCACACACTTGCCCATACAAATGTGCTCTACCTATAAGTGCACaagcacacaaaaacacacatacacgcacatttCTGCCAGTAAAATAAGCTCCAAGAGGGTAGAGAGCTTTGTTTTTGCAGTGAACTCTTAGTGCCCTAGAATCCAGCCTAGTACATATAAATATCAATTGAGAAGTGAATAATGGAGAACTAGTAGGCTACAAGCTTCTGAGAGAGGGCTCCCCTGTGGGCTAGACTCCCAGGTAATCTAGTGGGAGCtgttataaaaactaaaatattggGGTTCCTTGCACATAGCCTCTTAGCTGTAACAGGCCCTCTGGGCTGTTCTGTAgttagtctcctcatctgtatgGAAAAGTGTAGACTGGATCAGTGGTTCTGAAATGCTGGCTTTCAGATTACACAGGAAGCCTATAAGTCAGAAATACACAGTGCAGACCCTTGTTCTGGTGATTCAGATTGGGGATGAACTGCCCCAGCCACTTCCACCGTGTGTTTCCTATGCTTTGTTGTTCACCTGCCTCTCAAGTGCCAGAAACCTTCTTTTTATCATCTACTCCCGTGTCACCTAGCTCCTACCACAGCAGACACGTAGCAAGGAGGCTGAAGAGCACTGGTTTAGGTGTCACTTTCAAGTGTCAAGACACATCAACCAGAATTGATTAAAAGCTGCCTCTCAGAAAAATGAACCCCTCACTTCAGCCTCTGAATTGAAGTAAGAAGTGTATTTTGGTGCAGGGCCTGTACTATCACATATATGGACTAGAGGGGGAGAAATTCAGGGTAGAAAGTTCCAGCTCTTCACAGTCCTTGGGGCCTGAGAGGGGCAGAGTGAGAGGAGCAGTATTTGAGAAGCCTGATTGTCCTACTTTCTTAATTATCTTCTTTTAGCCCAACTCTCTCCTACCAACTGAGCTCTGATGGAGTTCTCACTCTGCTTTGTGCTTCCTTCCTGCCATTGGGATCTCTCTATCATTCCTGGGACAGATGCCACTCTCCACCCCTTTCTCCTGTTTTGATCATCCCCCAAGTTCCTGGGCAATACAGATTCCCAGTCCCTGCATCTAGCATCGAGATGCTTTGAGCCTTTGATTCATAAAGTGATGGAAAATGCACCCCCAACTCACCGGTAGATGGCTTCTTTTAAGTGGCACTGGTGTGTCAGGCTTCTCAGCAACTGAACCAAACAGATCTGGAGGTAGAAACTTGGCGTGCAGAAGTAGGAAATAAAGTTTCCTGCAGAAAGAGAAGGCGGAGATACAAGGGCAAGTAATGGTaaagatttgaaaaaaagaatgatatagtTCTTCTTTTCCAGCCAGGAACGATGTACACTAGGTTAAAGTCTCCAGAGTAGAATTAATTTTGAAATCTTGGTTATGCAACATTGAGGGTTTAAATCAGGCACACTCTGTGTTTGCTCCTGGGTCTAACGACTCTGGGCTTCTTTATCTTGTGGTTCTCTATATCTGGAcatctttcactctcttctgccAGTAATAATTTGCATGAAACGAGCACACTAGAATTTCATTTCCTAGAGGATAAATGCTAATGGGGGCTGTTGGTGATGGTGAAGGAAATTAGGTTTTGTTGACCATATGCTCTGATTTCAGTGGCATCAAGGATTTGGGACTTGGTTAGAAAACTTACTTAGACAGAACTTTTTAATGAAAAGGGAATGTTAAATGGTCTCTTCTGTCAGAGATGTCCTTAGTAAGAAGATCCTCAGCTGTTATAGGTTCCAATCTTGAGAAAAGAGTTTtgctaaaagaaaacacagttgAGATTTTGGGAAGATAGTAGGTTAGGAAGTACCGTGAGTCAGTCTCCTCACCTAGACAACAGTTTCACTGGCAGAAGCTGTCTAATCTAACTGATTTGGAACTCTGGAGTCTGTTGAGGGTCTTCAACTTTCAGGAGAAGGCTTGGATGACCAATTGCAGTTAACTATGGCCAATTTCAGCTCTTGGCACAGTAACCCCCACCTACTTCCCTACCCCAGGCACTTTTGGCAGGCAGTTCTGCATGTGTTCCTGGGGGCAGCTTGCACGTAGCTTGCAGAAGCCAAGGTGGGCACAAATTGGGCCCTGACCTCCAAATATCAGGGATCTGTGCTCTGATCACTCATGACTGCTTCTGATCTTAGAAATGCAAACAAAGAGAAGGGCAGCCATTGTCGTTGTATTCCCCTCATAGTTGTAAGCCCCTCCCCCTCTGGCTGAAGTGACTTTCAGGGTATTTAAAGAGCCAGtgccctttatttttctctatttgatttttctatttttccctttttgggAGTCACACATTAAAAACTGGGACCTTCAAAAATAGCTGCATTTCCAGGGAAAATTAAAAAGGGACGGCActcgtagctcagttggaaagaatctgcctgaaaggcaggagacccaggtttgattcctgggttgggaagatcccctggagaaggaaatggcaacccactccagtattcttgcctggagaattccatggacagaggagcctggcgggctacagtccttgcggttttaagagttggacacgactcagtgcctaaaccaccaccacatattcagggaagagcacaggctctgaaaAGACCTGAGAAGACCTTAAGTTCACAGgctgatccttggcacagagagAGGTTACAgcaatcaaaacaaaaacaaaccaagaacaattgtaaaaaaaaaaaaggcaaaaaacttatattaccatgtgtaaaataaatagtcAAGAGGAcatttgctgtatggctaagaaactcacacaggggctctTGTAttaacctagaggagtgggatggggagggagttgggagggaagttcaaaagggaggggatttatgtatacctatggctgattcaggttgaggtttgacagaaaacaacaaaattctgtaaagcaatcatccttcaattaaaaaaaaaatcctgagaaGGGGAGAATCTGATTTCCAGAATTACCATGTTATTAGGTTCAAATGTCCaatttcagccaaaaaaaaaaaaaaaatcacaaaatatgtAAGGAAACAGAAAAGTATGTCCATTCAAAGggaaataataaacaaagaaaaactgttCCTGAAAAAGATATCATGGTAGATCTATTAGATAAAGACTTAAAGAGTCTCAAAGACTTAAAAGGAGACGTGGAGAGAATCAAGAAAACCATGTATGATCAAAATGCAAATATCAGTTAAGAGATGGAAAATCTAAAAAGAAGccaaaaagaaattctggagcggaaaaatacaataactgatATGAAAAATTCACTAAAGGGATTCAGAGGTAGATTCAAGCAGGCAAGAGAAAGAATCAACAAACTTGGAAGTTATTGAGTCtgcagaacagaaagaaaagattgaAGAAAAGTGAGCAGAGCTTAAGGGACTTGTGGGTGTCCCaggataaaagagagagagaaaagggcagagagtatatttgaagaaataatgtgtGAAAACTTTCCAGTTTTAAAGGAAGACATGAATATAAGCATCCAAGAAACTCAGTGAACTCCAAGTAGGATTAAGTTCAAAGAGACCCACTCCAGGACACATTATAATCAAactttcaaaagacaaagacacagaaagcagcaggagaaaaacaaatgatcACAAACAGGGAATTCTCAATAAGATAATAagcagatttctcatcagaaacttaAATTGCCAGAAAGCAGTGGACCCATATATTCAAactgctaaaaggaaaaaaagctgtAAACTCGTTTTTCTTAAAACCAGCAAAACTATACTTCAGGAATGAGGGAGAAATTAGGACATTCACAGATAAAAGAGTTTTTGTATGTTATTGAAGTTAAGCCGGTACAAATTGAAATTAGAATGTTATAACTTTGGGATGTTAAATGTGaccctcatggtaaccacaaagaaaatagctatagaatatatacaaaagaaaataaaaagcaataaacaTTCCATTTCAAAAAAATCAACTAAGCACAAAAGACAGTAATTCAGGAAATGAAGGACAAAAAAGTTCTAAGGCGTATTGAAAACAAATAGCAGAATGACAGAATGTCATTCCTTTTAAGTAATTACTTgaaatgtaagtggattaaatcCTCCAACCAAAAGATAAAGAATGATAGAATGAgttaacaaagcaaaacaaaaatatgacCTAATTAATTACCATCAATAAGAGACTCACtttaaaagacacaaagagattgacagtgaaggacagagaaatatGTTCCATGGAACTATTAACCAAGAGAGCAGAGGTGGTTATGCTAATATCAGACAAGATAGACATGAAGTTCAAAAAAGTTTACAAGGGATAAtgaagaaggacactacatagtaATAAAAGGCTCAGTACAGCAAGAAGGTATAATTATAAACACTTACACCTAATAACAGAtcatcaaaatatatgaagcaaaaacgGACAGAACTGAAGAAGTAATAATCACTGGAGACTTTAATAACCCGCTCTTAGTAATGGGAAAAAAAGTCATACAGAAGTAAGGAGATAGAAAACTTGAACACCACAATAAACCAATGAGATTTTAACAGATGTATATATACAACTCTACCAaatagcagcagcatacagtgtACTTCCCAAATGCACATGGGAAATTTTCCAGGATAGGCCATGTAGAAACAAGGATCTCACATAGCCTTGGCAAATTTCTAAGCTTTATTTTCCCCAGCTATGAATTAGGAATAATAAGGTGTCTGGGGTCTCTGAGGTGCAAATAAACGTAAAGCAACTAGTACAGTGCCTGGTGCATAGTAGGCTCTCAATAAATAGTAGTGAAGAATAATAACAGTAAAACACTCAGGGAAGTTCAGGTGTCCTTTCTAGAGTTCAATAAGTTGTGACCATGTATCCTGCATACATGGTCAAAAGACCTGTTTTTCGTACTAAGCAAAGGGGCCTCAGGTTGTTCCTCTAAGAAACAATTCTTTGCTTGAACAGGAATGGGGAAAGTTCCCCCAAATCTCCTAATGTGGTTTTTCTGAGATATCAATAACAAAACAGGTCATATTCACCCCACTGATACTGTATCCACTTCCACTTATGATATCTTGCAACTAGATCCTTTGAGTCAGTCTGGAATGGGGAAGGTCAAGACCCAGAAATTTGGCTATTGCTGATTAGGACCACTCTACATTTCTGCCTTCACACAAGTATCATTGACTCTGGGTCTGTCATTTTATAAACAGAGAGATGCTCAGAGGTAAGTAGTGGTAGAGCCTGAATTCAAATCTTTGCCTTATCTCTAGTGCAGGGAACATATGACACAGTTGGCTGACATCTTGAAGACTTTATAAGGATAAGTATATGTACATAGGCATTGACAGGATTAAAAGAACCAGCAAGGGTGTTGAGGTGCCCAGAGATGCTAGCAAAAGTGGGAACTGTTACCCCTGTGCTTGAAGAGTCAAAAGAATAAACAGTATTACCTAAGTCCTACTGAGAGCTGGCAGTTGAAGGATACAGGCACTACTAGAACTGCAGCCAAGCAGGAAACCTTCTGTTCCCACTCTGATCTCCTGCAGCGCATCCCAGTAATCTTGGGTTAAACCCAACAAGAAGAAGGTGCAGTAGGGAGTCTAGGTGACGTAGCACATGGACATCTGCTTTCCAGGGCTCAGAGTGGATCTGGGGAAGAAGAGCAGATAGCCACACTGCTATCaagtcaaatttttttcttttcttttcacagggtCCATGTAGATAGTCGGAAAATTGGGAACCAAAGTTAGTACACCTTAGAATTCTTTATGCACATAGAAAGAGTTACAAAAGATACTTCTCCTTGAGTTTGAGAACCACACCCCTCACCCCCCGCCCATCTCCATCTACCTGTTGGCACTGGGTTCATGGTTTCTGAAA is part of the Bubalus kerabau isolate K-KA32 ecotype Philippines breed swamp buffalo chromosome 20, PCC_UOA_SB_1v2, whole genome shotgun sequence genome and harbors:
- the CCR2 gene encoding C-C chemokine receptor type 2, yielding MDGNDTFSHNVLPTSHSLFTTNVKGNDEEPTTSYDYDYGEPCRKTSVGQIEAQLLPPLYSLVFIFGFVGNLLVVLILINCKKLKSMTDIYLLNLAISDLLFLLTMPFWAHYAADQWVFGNVMCKFFTGLYHIGYFGGIFFIILLTIDRYLAIVHAVFALKARTVTFGVVTSGVTWVVAVFASLPGIIFIKSLEEHSGYACAPYFPLGWKNFHTIMRSVLGLVLPLLVMIICYSGIIKTLLRCRNEKKKHKAVRLIFVIMIVYFLFWAPYNIVLLLSTFQEFFGLSNCKSSSQLDQAMQVTETLGLTHCCINPIIYAFVGEKFRRYLSTFFRKHIAKHLCKQCPVFYGETGDRVSSTYTHSTGEQEVSAAL